One Vitis riparia cultivar Riparia Gloire de Montpellier isolate 1030 chromosome 4, EGFV_Vit.rip_1.0, whole genome shotgun sequence genomic window carries:
- the LOC117913045 gene encoding trihelix transcription factor GT-2-like: MLGISDFPESSGTASGGREGEDGGGGAVPAGCEEEERVRGEESDRNFAGNRWPREETLALLKIRSDMDVVFRDSSLKAPLWEEVSRKLGELGYHRNAKKCKEKFENIFKYHKRTKEGRSNRQNGKNYRFFEQLEALDNHPLMPPPSPVKYETSTPMAASMPQTSPIDVTNVSQGINAVPCSIQKPAVDCVAASTSTTSSSGKESEGSRKKKRKWGVFFEKLMKEVIEKQENLQRKFIEAIEKCEQDRIAREEAWKLQELDRIKREHEILAQERSIAAAKDAAVLAFLQKIAEQAGPVQLPENPSSEKVFEKQDNSNGENSIQMSSSRWPKAEVEALIRLRTNFDMQYQESGPKGPLWEEISLAMRKIGYERSAKRCKEKWENINKYFKRVRDSNKRRPEDSKTCPYFHQLDALYKEKTKKVENPDKNSGYNLKPEDILMQMMGQSEQRPQSESVTEEGGSENVNANQEDEEEEEEEEEEDGDEEGGDGDEDDEADGYQIVANNTSSMAIMG; this comes from the exons ATGCTGGGAATTTCAGATTTTCCGGAGAGCTCCGGCACCGCCTCCGGCGGTCGGGAGGGTGAGGATGGAGGTGGTGGGGCTGTGCCCGCTGGGTGTGAAGAAGAGGAGAGAGTGCGAGGCGAAGAGAGTGACCGGAATTTCGCCGGAAACCGGTGGCCTCGTGAGGAAACTTTGGCTTTGTTGAAGATAAGGTCTGATATGGACGTTGTTTTTAGGGACTCGAGTCTCAAAGCTCCTCTTTGGGAAGAGGTTTCTAG GAAATTGGGTGAGCTTGGATACCATCGAAACGCCAAAAAATGCAAGGAGAAGTTTGAGAACATCTTCAAATACCACAAAAGGACCAAGGAAGGGCGATCTAATCGACAAAACGGCAAAAATTACCGGTTTTTTGAGCAATTAGAAGCTCTAGATAATCATCCATTGATGCCACCTCCTTCCCCAGTCAAATATGAGACTTCTACACCCATGGCTGCATCAATGCCACAGACGAGCCCCATAGACGTGACAAACGTTTCACAAGGCATCAATGCTGTGCCTTGTTCTATCCAAAAACCAGCTGTGGATTGCGTGGCAGCGTCTACTTCAACCACTTCCTCCTCAGGGAAAGAATCCGAAGGCAGCCGTAAGAAAAAGAGGAAGTGGGGTGTGTTCTTTGAGAAATTAATGAAAGAAGTGATAGAGAAGCAAGAGAATTTGCAAAGGAAGTTTATTGAGGCAATAGAGAAATGTGAACAGGATCGAATAGCTAGAGAGGAAGCTTGGAAGCTGCAAGAATTGGATAGAATTAAAAGAGAGCATGAGATTCTTGCTCAAGAACGGTCCATTGCAGCAGCAAAGGATGCGGCTGTGCTCGCATTCTTGCAGAAGATCGCCGAGCAAGCGGGTCCGGTGCAATTGCCTGAAAACCCTTCTTCAGAAAAAGTATTTGAGAAGCAAGATAATAGTAATGGTGAGAATTCTATTCAAATGAGCTCCTCCCGATGGCCAAAAGCAGAAGTTGAAGCACTGATTAGACTTAGAACTAATTTCGATATGCAGTATCAAGAAAGTGGACCTAAAGGGCCCTTATGGGAGGAGATTTCACTAGCCATGAGAAAAATTGGTTATGAGAGGAGTGCCAAGAGGTGTAAAGAGAAATGGGAAAACATCAATAAGTACTTCAAGAGGGTAAGGGACAGCAACAAGAGAAGGCCTGAAGATTCAAAGACATGTCCATACTTTCATCAGCTCGATGCCCTCTACAAGGAGAAGACTAAGAAGGTAGAGAATCCAGATAAAAATTCAGGCTATAACTTGAAGCCTGAAGACATTTTAATGCAAATGATGGGACAGTCAGAACAACGGCCACAGTCAGAATCAGTAACGGAAGAGGGTGGAAGCGAGAATGTCAATGCAAAtcaagaagacgaagaagaagaagaagaagaagaagaagaagatggcgATGAAGAAGGTGGAGATggagatgaagatgatgaagcAGATGGTTATCAGATTGTAGCTAATAATACTTCTTCAATGGCAATTATGGGGtga